A stretch of Merismopedia glauca CCAP 1448/3 DNA encodes these proteins:
- a CDS encoding TRAP transporter small permease subunit, with translation MTSAIASTDLISDFPRRSRVRIWYLFHLSLANSVMQQKFPQMRSLLKVSSAIDFFTEQLGWLINWLVLLTVGVGFYNVMVRFVGRYLGVQLSSNALNELQWYLFSLVFLLGFPYILKHGENVRVDFFYAHFTEKQRAIVDFWGTVLFLIPFCAIGIWVTLNPVLQSWGYQPDGTWGTWEISPDAQGLPRAPIKTMIPIGLLLLLIQSISQGIKYLAVLLGYKQVAEQIQLETSEHINPE, from the coding sequence ATGACATCAGCGATCGCCTCAACTGATTTGATCTCAGATTTTCCCAGACGATCGCGAGTTAGGATATGGTATTTATTTCACCTATCTCTGGCGAATAGCGTCATGCAACAGAAATTTCCCCAGATGCGATCGCTTCTCAAGGTTTCTAGCGCGATCGATTTCTTCACCGAACAGCTAGGATGGCTGATTAACTGGCTAGTTTTGTTAACAGTTGGAGTCGGTTTCTATAACGTGATGGTTCGTTTTGTCGGGCGATATCTCGGCGTACAATTATCATCTAATGCTTTAAACGAACTTCAGTGGTATTTATTTTCCTTAGTTTTTTTGCTGGGATTTCCTTATATCCTCAAACATGGGGAAAATGTACGAGTTGATTTTTTCTACGCTCATTTCACTGAAAAACAGCGAGCCATCGTCGATTTTTGGGGTACAGTTCTCTTCCTAATTCCCTTTTGTGCGATCGGGATTTGGGTTACCTTAAATCCAGTTTTACAATCTTGGGGATATCAACCAGATGGTACTTGGGGTACTTGGGAAATTTCTCCAGATGCTCAAGGGTTACCTCGCGCCCCGATTAAAACTATGATTCCTATCGGTTTGCTGTTGCTACTAATCCAAAGTATTTCTCAGGGGATTAAATATTTAGCTGTTTTACTAGGTTATAAACAAGTAGCAGAACAAATTCAGTTAG